The Elusimicrobiota bacterium genome includes a window with the following:
- a CDS encoding TolC family protein produces MNKRKLGWVGLFCFWGALSFGAEPPTDVPLSWEECVALALRHNPDLASSRAGKEAKVSSYRESFNGFLPGFALSNSYADSQREGAGLWEAQLSANLSLWDASRVAEIRSASALVSQAEARQKQASAQLRYDLRTAFLRRVFDGKDIDVSHTIQEIRKKSAELVTLRYESGRESNGNKLRAEAQSLEAAADLAQAHRRARADQRTLYRYLGLPSVNERPVVGSLDTRAPPDFPTVEQRVDGRPDVLLQKISITLQESEVARSRSALWPTLSTHYTRFRTGAHEFPREDTGWTWSGVLNYPLFSGGPTAVLHGITASKKNLEKAQWDYHSVRNQAMVQMETAWSAYAGATEQARVQEALRAAARQRNDEADVRYTSGLLAYDNWEIIVSDRVNQERKAIQAQLTAAVAQATWESAIGIPLEE; encoded by the coding sequence GTGAACAAGCGCAAATTGGGTTGGGTGGGTTTATTCTGTTTTTGGGGTGCCCTATCGTTCGGGGCAGAACCCCCAACAGACGTCCCCCTTTCCTGGGAAGAGTGTGTTGCCCTTGCCCTCCGCCACAACCCCGATTTGGCCTCTTCCCGAGCCGGAAAAGAAGCGAAGGTCTCTTCTTACCGGGAGAGTTTTAACGGGTTTCTTCCGGGGTTCGCCTTGTCCAACAGTTACGCGGATTCCCAACGTGAGGGGGCTGGTCTTTGGGAAGCGCAGCTTTCCGCAAATCTTTCTCTGTGGGACGCTTCTCGCGTCGCCGAAATCCGATCCGCCTCGGCCCTGGTGAGCCAGGCGGAAGCGCGTCAGAAACAAGCTTCGGCCCAACTGCGTTACGATCTCCGAACGGCGTTCCTCCGCCGCGTTTTTGATGGAAAAGATATTGACGTTTCACACACCATCCAAGAAATTCGAAAAAAGAGCGCGGAACTCGTCACCCTTCGCTATGAATCGGGCCGGGAATCCAATGGGAATAAACTCCGCGCCGAAGCCCAGTCACTGGAAGCGGCGGCCGACTTGGCCCAGGCTCACCGTCGGGCTCGCGCCGACCAGCGAACGCTCTACCGATACCTCGGCCTCCCCTCGGTCAACGAGCGCCCGGTCGTGGGATCGCTGGACACACGGGCGCCCCCCGATTTCCCCACTGTCGAGCAACGGGTGGATGGTCGGCCCGACGTCCTTCTCCAGAAAATCAGCATCACCCTCCAGGAGTCCGAGGTGGCTCGTTCCCGGAGTGCCCTGTGGCCGACGCTCTCCACTCACTACACCCGGTTTCGCACGGGTGCCCATGAATTTCCAAGGGAGGACACCGGCTGGACATGGAGCGGGGTGCTGAATTATCCGTTATTCAGCGGTGGCCCTACCGCGGTCCTTCACGGGATCACCGCGTCAAAGAAAAATCTGGAAAAGGCGCAATGGGATTACCATTCTGTCCGCAACCAGGCTATGGTCCAAATGGAAACCGCTTGGTCCGCTTACGCGGGAGCGACGGAACAGGCTCGGGTGCAAGAGGCCTTACGGGCCGCGGCACGCCAGAGAAACGACGAGGCCGATGTTCGTTACACCAGCGGGCTCTTGGCCTATGACAATTGGGAAATCATCGTATCCGATCGGGTGAATCAAGAACGGAAAGCCATTCAGGCTCAGCTCACCGCGGCCGTGGCTCAAGCCACCTGGGAAAGCGCGATCGGAATCCC